The following are encoded together in the Cicer arietinum cultivar CDC Frontier isolate Library 1 chromosome 2, Cicar.CDCFrontier_v2.0, whole genome shotgun sequence genome:
- the LOC101503258 gene encoding probable WRKY transcription factor 70 — MEDNNILQSVKKRVIIKELVEGKEAATKLKYLLENENSFGNLSSDKLAANVLSSFTKALSIITQHGGENGSPVVVVAGNDRKGGIRCYKRRKSAETLTMVSGTTTDIHSWRKYGQKEIMNSKFTRSYFRCKHKHDEGCSATKQVQKTQDNPNMYQITYIGIHTCNTTPKPTQLNKDISSIPPYEACLVNSGIPDLKVPISEQDHHITSPSQTINQEYPKEETPNNVTAQKHEFMEYDENADTLSVFQSLAQEFGDIDFPFYGN; from the exons ATGGAAGATAATAATATCCTTCAAAGTGTAAAGAAGAGAGTGATAATCAAAGAGCTTGTTGAAGGCAAAGAAGCTGCAACAAAACTCAAGTATCTTCTTGAAAATGAGAATTCCTTTGGAAATCTCTCTTCAGACAAACTAGCTGCAAATGTGCTCAGTTCTTTCACAAAGGCCCTTTCTATTATCACTCAACACGGCGGTGAAAATGGGTCTCCGGTGGTGGTAGTCGCCGGCAATGATAGAAAGGGTGGGATACGTTGCTACAAAAGAAG GAAGAGTGCAGAGACATTGACCATGGTTTCCGGCACAACAACTGATATTCATTCATGGAGAAAGTATGGACAGAAGGAAATcatgaattcaaaatttaccag gagttACTTCAGGTGCAAACATAAGCATGATGAAGGTTGTTCAGCAACCAAACAAGTGCAAAAAACACAAGACAATCCTAATATGTATCAAATTACATACATTGGCATTCACACATGCAACACCACTCCTAAGCCAACACAATTGAACAAAGATATTTCAAGTATTCCTCCATACGAAGCATGTCTTGTGAATTCTGGTATTCCTGACTTGAAAGTACCAATTAGTGAACAGGATCACCACATTACCTCACCAAGCCAAACTATAAATCAAGAATATCCCAAAGAAGAAACTCCTAATAATGTTACAGCACAAAAACATGAGTTTATGGAATATGATGAAAATGCAGATACTTTGTCAGTGTTTCAAAGTCTAGCACAGGAATTTGGGGACATTGACTTTCCTTTTTATGGAAATTAA
- the LOC101498558 gene encoding rhodanese-like domain-containing protein 7, producing METHPNAASMLRSRSLPYSSSRLSKPLLALSTRMLSPSSPSSSATASSETRKGYPSLNPKPSFSNLSLFPQNPHHTLQTMTISNCFSHSGPTNPIPISELHEADSVDSLVVVSFYKFADFHDHALLRQPLKQLCQQLRVSGGIILAPEGINGSICGTQESVEKVLAFIQSDDRLKGLRRIESPVTPEDEAIHHGQHGHSASSPLAAGEDVPFRWDHVRVKLKKEIVTLGMPTISPIERVGKYVGPNEWNSLISDPDTVVIDVRNNYETRIGKFKGAVDPCTTSFREFPSWVEERFQLTRTDADNPKGDVNHSDQSAEKETENPKHLPRVAMYCTGGIRCEKASSLLLSQGFKEVYHLEGGILKYLEEVPERQSLWEGECFVFDKRVSVEHGLAQGNFKLCYGCKQPVSDADMESPEYEYGVSCPNCFAQKSEEEKERARARQKQFERWGIIGGPDKGRRQPDGPSRNQNQLSQSV from the exons ATGGAAACACATCCAAACGCGGCCTCCATGCTAAGAAGCAGAAGCCTACCTTATTCTTCTTCTCGTCTTTCTAAACCATTGCTAGCTCTCAGTACGAGGATGCTGTCTCCctcttctccttcttcttcaGCAACCGCTTCATCCGAAACAAGAAAAGGTTACCCTTCACTGAACCCTAAACCCTCATTCAGTAACCTTTCTCTATTCCCCCAAAATCCTCATCACACTCTTCAAACCATGACGATTTCTAACTGTTTCTCTCATTCTGGGCCCACTAACCCTATTCCGATTTCTGAATTGCACGAAGCTGATTCGGTCGACTCTCTCGTTGTGGTTTCGTTCTACAAGTTCGCTGATTTTCATGATCATGCTCTTTTGCGTCAACCACTGAAGCAACTTTGTCAACAATTG CGTGTTTCAGGCGGTATCATTCTTGCACCTGAAGGGATTAATGGCAGCATATGTGGCACACAGGAGTCGGTGGAGAAAGTCCTTGCATTTATTCAGAGTGATGATCGTCTAAAGGGGCTTAGACGTATTGAATCGCCTGTCACTCCCGAGGATGAGGCCATCCATCACGGTCAACATGGACATAGTGCCAGTTCTCCACTTGCTGCTGGTGAAGATGTTCCTTTCCGATGGGATCATGTGAGAGTCAAGTTGAAGAAAGAG ATTGTCACTCTTGGGATGCCTACTATATCGCCTATTGAAAGGGTTGGAAAATATGTTGGCCCTAATGAATGGAATTCTTTGATTAGCGATCCGGATACA GTAGTAATTGATGTGCGCAATAACTACGAAACCAGAATAGGAAAGTTTAAAGGTGCAGTGGATCCTTGTACCACATCGTTTCGAGAATTTCCGTCTTGGGTGGAGGAACGTTTCCAGCTTACCAGAACAGATGCTGATAATCCAAAAGGTGATGTAAACCATTCAGACCAAAGTGCTGAAAAAGAAACAGAGAATCCAAAACATTTGCCGCGTGTTGCTATGTATTGCACTGGGGGTATTCGATGTGAGAAAGCTTCAAGCCTACTTCTTAGCCAAGGTTTCAAAGAG GTTTATCACTTGGAAGGTGGAATTCTGAAATATCTTGAGGAGGTTCCAGAGAGACAAAGCCTCTGGGAAGGAGAGTGCTTTGTTTTCGACAAGCGAGTCTCCGTGGAGCATGGTTTGGCACAAGGAAATTTCAAGCTGTGCTATGGTTGTAAACAGCCTGTGAGTGATGCCGACATGGAATCTCCAGAATATGAATATGGAGTCTCCTGTCCTAACTGTTTTGCTCAGAAGTCAGAAGAAGAGAAGGAGAGGGCTCGAGCTCGACAAAAACAGTTTGAGAGATGGGGGATTATAGGTGGTCCTGATAAGGGCCGCCGGCAACCGGACGGCCCTAGTAGAAATCAAAACCAACTTTCACAGTCAGTTTAA